In Sphingobacterium zeae, one genomic interval encodes:
- a CDS encoding glycosyl hydrolase, with protein sequence MTRIQLLLGTSLLLGCLNSSAQIKGIPTALVPLDQRSFEQAKPWVFWYFMHASYSKEGIAADLKAMADNNIKGAYLAPIKGKTDPPLFNPPTESLTPEWWDMFGYIVAEAKKYGLKIALLPNDGFATAGGPWISPEKSMQKLVYADTVVNSKGGRSPGIQLPQPQTQQGYYEDIALFAMPLTHSPRKSFTELVKVTNSYGEDLKRLAERGNKQNFAAAAPGWIQYAFERPFPCNSLKIEWTASNYQANRLQVWASDDGLNFRKITQLESPRMGWLDWDNGVTHLIPYTKAKYFRFVYDPTGSEPGAEDLDSGKWKPSLKLNGISLFEEAQVHQIEGKTGEIWRVGKKSDPSAVVPEAIIGQQQLIRLPKPDQAGRVDLTLPAGRWKILRVGHTSTGHKNETAGAGKGLECDKLDAATVAFQFDQWFGAAKKHVDPHLSKEVLTVFHIDSWECGSQNWTRSFPDEFLKRRGYDLTNYLPVLAGCFVNSVEDSEAFLQDYRQTISELLQENGYATLRRKADEYGVEFTAEATAPVMVGDGLAHFASTDRPMGEFWFRSPSHDKPADILDAISGSHIYGKRVTMSEAFTQIRAQWDEHPRLLKSLQDRNYALGINNLVYHVYVHNPWMDRKPGMTMDGIGTYFQRDQTWWKPGKEWVNYAIRSQQLLQYGVPVRDVAVFIGEEIPRRSVLPSALIDVLPGIIGEARVHRTDSLLANVGLPLQKVAGVTTGANMYRPEDWVDPLRGYAYDSFNPDALWNQTSVQDGKVIFANHIAYALLVMPGETGLNPNGSQYSLRTLERIRSLVNQGATVLFQDIPQTWRGKLTDDKVQQYRILLDELFTGLEPFTNTTLQTKQFGKGRVLVGHYEEKDFKPLNIAPDVLINEGHNPHISWNHRRFDGGDLLFVANQDSLAQKATLSLRTKEKYAYRYDPVSDKLAVLPFKVIHDRTVIELSFDAYQSGFVLTSDKKIDIPTYQYSRKTALTGPWSFTADGLSGKQAIKQQEPQFWTASADDDIKYHAGSGSYQTTIHIQKIAEKQRAHLQFSAIESMAEIFVNGQYAGVVWTKPYQIDVTDFIRQGDNKVQIKVYNTWGNRFLYEKENTTVKKKIQTTASDKFLKGLLPSGLQGKVDLLWLDAK encoded by the coding sequence ATGACGAGGATTCAGTTGCTATTAGGAACAAGTCTTCTTTTGGGCTGTTTGAACAGCAGTGCACAGATTAAAGGTATTCCAACGGCATTAGTTCCTTTGGATCAGCGTTCGTTTGAACAGGCAAAACCTTGGGTGTTTTGGTACTTTATGCATGCCAGTTATTCCAAGGAAGGGATTGCAGCAGATTTGAAAGCGATGGCGGATAACAACATAAAAGGAGCATATTTGGCCCCTATTAAGGGGAAAACTGATCCGCCGCTTTTCAATCCGCCAACAGAGTCTTTGACACCCGAATGGTGGGATATGTTTGGATACATCGTTGCCGAGGCAAAAAAATATGGATTAAAGATCGCTTTGTTACCTAATGATGGATTTGCGACCGCCGGTGGACCATGGATTAGTCCAGAAAAATCGATGCAAAAATTGGTTTATGCAGATACCGTAGTCAATAGCAAGGGCGGGCGATCACCTGGTATTCAATTGCCACAACCCCAAACGCAACAAGGCTATTACGAAGATATCGCTTTATTTGCGATGCCATTGACCCACTCGCCGCGAAAGAGCTTTACAGAGCTGGTAAAGGTAACCAATAGCTATGGCGAAGATCTAAAACGACTGGCTGAAAGAGGCAACAAACAAAATTTTGCAGCAGCTGCGCCAGGATGGATCCAATATGCTTTTGAGCGGCCCTTCCCTTGCAATTCATTGAAAATTGAATGGACAGCATCCAATTACCAAGCAAATCGTCTGCAAGTTTGGGCCAGCGATGATGGCTTAAATTTTCGGAAGATTACACAATTAGAATCCCCAAGAATGGGCTGGTTGGATTGGGATAATGGTGTAACACATCTGATCCCCTACACCAAAGCGAAATATTTTCGCTTCGTATACGATCCCACAGGAAGTGAGCCCGGAGCCGAAGACCTTGATTCTGGTAAATGGAAGCCTTCCCTAAAATTGAATGGTATCAGTCTGTTTGAAGAAGCGCAGGTTCATCAGATCGAAGGTAAGACAGGTGAAATATGGCGTGTTGGCAAAAAGTCCGACCCAAGCGCTGTTGTGCCGGAAGCTATTATTGGACAGCAACAGCTTATCCGTTTGCCTAAGCCGGATCAAGCGGGTCGTGTCGACCTGACATTACCTGCAGGAAGGTGGAAAATATTACGGGTGGGACATACCTCTACTGGCCATAAAAATGAAACTGCTGGTGCAGGAAAGGGCCTAGAATGTGATAAGTTGGACGCAGCTACTGTCGCTTTTCAATTTGATCAGTGGTTTGGAGCAGCCAAAAAGCATGTAGATCCACACTTGTCTAAAGAAGTTCTCACGGTATTTCATATTGATTCTTGGGAATGTGGTAGTCAAAATTGGACCCGTAGTTTTCCGGATGAGTTTTTAAAACGCCGGGGCTATGACCTGACTAACTATCTCCCGGTTTTAGCAGGTTGTTTTGTGAATAGTGTGGAAGATTCCGAAGCCTTTTTGCAAGATTACAGACAGACCATCAGCGAACTGTTACAAGAGAATGGCTATGCGACATTACGTCGAAAAGCGGATGAATACGGTGTTGAATTTACAGCAGAAGCGACTGCTCCTGTGATGGTCGGTGATGGTTTGGCACATTTTGCTTCAACCGACCGTCCAATGGGCGAATTTTGGTTCAGAAGTCCTTCGCACGATAAACCTGCGGATATCTTGGATGCTATTTCGGGAAGCCATATTTATGGTAAGCGCGTTACCATGTCGGAGGCTTTTACCCAGATCCGTGCACAATGGGATGAACATCCGCGGCTTCTGAAAAGTCTTCAGGACCGAAATTACGCCTTGGGCATCAACAATCTGGTCTACCATGTGTATGTGCATAACCCCTGGATGGACCGTAAACCTGGTATGACCATGGACGGTATCGGAACCTATTTTCAGCGCGATCAAACGTGGTGGAAGCCTGGTAAAGAATGGGTCAATTATGCAATCCGTTCACAGCAGCTACTGCAATATGGAGTACCCGTACGAGATGTGGCTGTGTTTATTGGGGAGGAGATTCCAAGAAGGTCTGTACTCCCAAGTGCTTTGATCGATGTCTTACCCGGTATTATTGGTGAAGCCCGTGTTCATCGTACAGATTCTTTGTTGGCCAATGTCGGCCTGCCCTTACAAAAAGTTGCAGGTGTGACTACAGGAGCCAATATGTATAGACCCGAAGATTGGGTCGATCCACTACGCGGCTATGCCTACGATTCCTTCAATCCCGATGCGCTTTGGAATCAGACTAGCGTACAGGACGGTAAGGTGATTTTTGCGAATCATATTGCTTATGCTTTACTTGTGATGCCTGGAGAAACAGGATTAAATCCGAATGGTAGCCAATATTCCCTTCGTACGCTAGAACGTATCAGGAGTCTTGTCAATCAAGGGGCTACGGTGCTCTTCCAAGATATTCCACAGACATGGCGGGGCAAACTGACCGATGACAAAGTACAACAGTATCGCATTTTGCTTGATGAGTTATTCACTGGGCTAGAGCCATTCACAAATACAACATTACAAACAAAGCAATTCGGCAAAGGCCGTGTGCTTGTTGGCCACTATGAAGAGAAAGATTTTAAGCCGCTAAATATTGCTCCCGATGTGCTGATTAACGAAGGGCACAATCCACATATTTCTTGGAACCACCGCCGTTTCGATGGTGGTGATTTGCTTTTTGTAGCCAATCAAGATAGTTTAGCGCAAAAGGCAACTTTATCCTTACGGACAAAAGAAAAATATGCCTACCGTTACGATCCTGTAAGCGACAAACTAGCGGTTTTACCGTTTAAAGTGATCCACGATAGGACCGTTATCGAACTATCGTTTGATGCGTATCAATCTGGCTTTGTATTGACCAGCGATAAAAAAATAGATATACCGACCTATCAATACTCCAGAAAAACAGCTTTGACAGGACCCTGGTCATTTACGGCTGATGGGTTATCCGGCAAGCAAGCAATTAAACAGCAAGAGCCTCAGTTTTGGACAGCCAGTGCAGACGATGACATTAAATATCATGCTGGATCAGGAAGTTATCAAACGACCATTCATATCCAAAAAATAGCTGAAAAGCAACGCGCTCATTTACAATTTTCGGCCATTGAATCTATGGCAGAAATCTTTGTCAATGGACAATATGCTGGGGTTGTCTGGACCAAACCTTATCAGATCGATGTAACTGATTTTATCCGGCAAGGTGATAATAAAGTACAGATCAAGGTCTATAATACATGGGGGAACCGTTTCCTTTATGAAAAAGAGAATACAACAGTAAAAAAGAAAATACAGACAACAGCGTCAGACAAGTTCCTCAAAGGCTTATTACCTTCCGGATTACAAGGGAAAGTTGACTTACTGTGGTTAGATGCAAAATAA
- a CDS encoding aceric acid hydrolase, giving the protein MNTKHKLMILGLFFATACQVQAQEKSITNTGSSPHAVQNAVDMGDVKWTKGFWADRTKSCYEQMVPQLWHVYTDASISHAYRNFEIAAGLEKGEHSGPSFHDGDFYKTLEAVCALYAQTKDKKLLRMIDEVTPAIRKAQRTDGYIYTKATIDQERSGQNIEFQDRLSFESYNIGHLMTAGCIHYRTTGQRELLDIAIKAADYLYGFYKKSNPTLARNAICPSHYMGTVELYRTTKDPKYLELAKHLIDIKGEIEDGTDDNQDRIPFRQQHKATGHAVRASYLYAGVADLCAEIADTTLSNRLFEIWDDVTKHKMYITGGLGSLYDGTSPDGTSYNPSEVQKIHQAFGRDYQLPNLTAHNESCANIGNMLWNWRMANFTGDAKYIDVLELALYNSVLSGISLDGDKFLYTNPLSYSSDLPFQQRWSKKRVPYIALSNCCPPNIVRTIAEVANYAYGLATDAVAVNLYGGNELNTTYQGKHINIVQESSYPWVGTATFTLKEFPSDYTLKLRVPGWAGKVEIWKNETKIEAPMEKGYAILAGLWKKGDRVTVKLPMEVALMESNPLVEETRNQVAVMRGPIVYCLEKQDVAADVNIFDLKMKQGEQFVPKNENILGQDIVLLEGKAYRTNSTKWNSLYRKTSDGKPETIPVRLVPYFAWGNRAFGDMSVWMPVF; this is encoded by the coding sequence ATGAATACGAAGCACAAACTAATGATCCTAGGGCTCTTCTTCGCGACGGCCTGTCAAGTCCAGGCCCAGGAAAAGTCTATTACCAATACGGGGTCGAGTCCCCATGCTGTTCAAAACGCAGTTGATATGGGCGACGTGAAATGGACGAAAGGCTTTTGGGCGGATCGTACCAAATCGTGTTATGAGCAGATGGTACCGCAACTCTGGCACGTTTATACCGATGCCTCCATTAGCCATGCTTATCGTAATTTTGAAATCGCCGCGGGATTGGAAAAGGGTGAGCATAGCGGACCATCTTTTCATGACGGCGACTTCTACAAAACATTAGAAGCAGTCTGTGCACTATATGCCCAGACAAAAGATAAAAAGCTGCTTCGGATGATAGATGAAGTGACTCCTGCGATCCGAAAAGCACAACGTACTGATGGCTACATCTATACGAAAGCGACAATTGATCAGGAACGTTCGGGACAAAATATTGAATTTCAAGATCGTTTGAGCTTTGAGTCTTATAATATTGGACATTTAATGACGGCCGGATGCATACATTACCGGACAACGGGACAACGGGAACTATTGGATATTGCAATAAAGGCAGCGGATTATCTGTATGGGTTTTATAAAAAGTCCAATCCAACTTTAGCCCGAAATGCAATCTGTCCCTCTCATTATATGGGGACCGTCGAGCTTTATCGGACGACCAAAGACCCCAAATATTTAGAACTAGCCAAGCATTTAATTGATATTAAAGGTGAAATCGAAGACGGAACGGATGACAATCAAGACCGTATTCCTTTCCGTCAGCAGCATAAAGCTACAGGACATGCCGTGCGTGCAAGTTATCTATATGCAGGCGTCGCAGATTTATGCGCTGAAATTGCAGATACAACGTTGAGCAACCGCCTTTTTGAAATTTGGGACGATGTCACGAAGCACAAGATGTACATTACAGGCGGTCTGGGATCGCTGTATGATGGTACCTCACCTGACGGAACTTCCTATAATCCCAGTGAGGTACAGAAAATCCATCAGGCATTTGGGCGGGATTATCAATTGCCCAACTTAACTGCGCACAATGAGAGCTGTGCAAATATTGGTAATATGTTGTGGAATTGGCGCATGGCGAATTTCACGGGCGATGCAAAATACATCGATGTATTGGAGCTGGCACTCTATAATAGTGTACTGTCAGGGATTAGTTTAGATGGCGACAAATTTTTGTATACCAATCCATTGAGTTACTCCTCCGATCTTCCATTCCAGCAGCGCTGGTCTAAAAAGCGTGTTCCTTATATTGCACTGTCTAACTGCTGTCCACCTAATATTGTTCGTACGATAGCAGAAGTAGCCAACTATGCTTACGGATTAGCAACAGATGCCGTAGCAGTCAACTTGTATGGTGGAAATGAATTAAATACAACATATCAAGGCAAACATATCAACATTGTACAAGAATCCAGCTATCCATGGGTAGGAACCGCCACCTTCACCTTAAAAGAGTTTCCTTCCGATTATACATTGAAACTCCGGGTGCCGGGTTGGGCTGGGAAGGTTGAAATATGGAAAAACGAAACGAAAATCGAAGCACCGATGGAGAAAGGCTATGCCATATTAGCTGGATTGTGGAAGAAAGGTGATCGCGTTACCGTCAAACTGCCGATGGAGGTTGCTCTGATGGAGTCAAATCCACTGGTTGAGGAAACGCGTAACCAGGTTGCAGTCATGCGTGGACCGATTGTGTATTGCCTAGAGAAGCAGGATGTGGCTGCGGATGTCAATATCTTTGATCTGAAAATGAAACAGGGTGAACAGTTTGTGCCGAAAAATGAAAATATATTAGGGCAGGATATTGTCTTGTTGGAAGGAAAAGCCTATCGTACAAATAGCACGAAATGGAATTCACTATACCGTAAAACTTCCGATGGAAAGCCTGAAACTATCCCTGTGCGTCTAGTACCCTATTTTGCTTGGGGAAACCGTGCATTTGGTGATATGAGCGTTTGGATGCCAGTATTTTAA
- a CDS encoding sialate O-acetylesterase, producing the protein MKTYFFMIVFLLAQLESQAEVRLSALFTDGMVLQQQSKVPFWGWAEPQATITVQTSWNGQKYQAKADKLGQWKIVVQTPVAGGSYQIKVSEKNSIELHDILIGEVWLCSGQSNMEMPLKGYPGQPILGSTETMMDSKDDQLRIYTVPRNPQIQPAADSKPSVWKKAEPQSVVGFSATAYYFGRQLRKTLGVPVGLIHSSYGGSTIEAWMEASWLADQKGLQIPKEEEGLKDKNRIPTMLYNGMIHPIARYGIRGMIWYQGESNYDRPEQYEVLFPRMVEKFRALWGNNKLPFYFMQIAPFDYASLPPYHVGGKYNSAYLRDAQRKSLDKIPYSAMAVTLDLGEQNCIHPSHKQQSGERLAYLALHDSYGFETLNLKSPLYETLEIKGSTAILSFKDAPLGLTAYGKEIKTFEIAGKDQVFYPAEAVLKGKTIIVASLKVEEPVAVRYAFKDFVVGEVFGVNGLPLSSFRTDDW; encoded by the coding sequence ATGAAAACTTATTTTTTTATGATCGTATTCCTATTGGCACAATTGGAGAGCCAGGCGGAAGTCCGTTTATCGGCGCTCTTTACCGATGGAATGGTGCTGCAACAACAAAGCAAAGTCCCTTTTTGGGGCTGGGCAGAACCGCAGGCAACAATAACCGTACAGACCTCCTGGAATGGGCAGAAATATCAAGCGAAAGCAGATAAACTTGGCCAATGGAAAATTGTAGTACAAACACCTGTAGCAGGTGGTTCTTATCAGATCAAGGTCTCAGAAAAGAATAGCATTGAACTCCATGATATTTTAATTGGTGAAGTTTGGTTATGTTCGGGCCAGTCGAACATGGAAATGCCTTTAAAAGGCTATCCAGGGCAACCGATCCTCGGTAGTACCGAAACGATGATGGATTCCAAAGACGATCAACTGCGTATCTATACCGTGCCTCGCAATCCACAGATTCAGCCCGCAGCTGACAGTAAACCAAGTGTTTGGAAGAAAGCAGAACCGCAATCCGTGGTCGGTTTTAGTGCAACGGCCTACTATTTCGGACGGCAATTGCGCAAAACTTTAGGGGTGCCTGTTGGTTTGATTCATAGCAGCTATGGTGGTTCAACTATTGAAGCCTGGATGGAGGCATCCTGGTTGGCAGATCAGAAAGGTCTGCAGATCCCCAAAGAAGAAGAGGGCCTGAAAGATAAAAACCGTATTCCGACCATGTTGTACAATGGTATGATCCATCCTATTGCCAGATACGGTATCCGGGGCATGATTTGGTACCAAGGAGAATCTAACTACGATCGTCCAGAGCAATATGAAGTGCTATTCCCCCGGATGGTTGAAAAATTCCGTGCGTTATGGGGAAATAATAAACTTCCGTTTTATTTTATGCAAATTGCACCATTTGATTATGCTTCATTGCCGCCTTATCATGTTGGGGGAAAATACAATTCGGCCTATCTACGCGATGCACAACGTAAATCTTTGGATAAAATTCCGTATTCTGCAATGGCCGTCACCTTGGATTTGGGCGAACAGAATTGCATCCACCCATCACATAAACAGCAAAGTGGCGAAAGATTGGCCTACCTAGCACTGCACGATAGCTATGGTTTTGAGACGTTAAATCTCAAAAGCCCCCTATATGAAACGTTGGAAATTAAAGGCAGTACAGCAATACTTTCTTTTAAGGATGCACCATTGGGGCTAACAGCATATGGTAAAGAAATAAAGACTTTTGAAATTGCGGGTAAAGATCAGGTTTTTTATCCTGCAGAGGCTGTTTTGAAAGGAAAGACCATTATTGTCGCGTCGCTCAAAGTTGAGGAGCCGGTGGCTGTTCGTTATGCATTTAAAGATTTCGTCGTCGGAGAGGTGTTTGGAGTCAATGGCTTGCCCTTAAGCTCTTTCCGTACAGATGATTGGTAA
- a CDS encoding DUF5703 domain-containing protein yields the protein MMIEKRIIGIIFLVATFLNPAWAQEFNWKDYNVTWSRQSKNSSESMPVGGGDIGLNVWMENGELLVYLGKTGAFDENNTLLKLGRIRLRLYPNPFLDGKFQQELQLEKGHIVLKGENRGVKAEILVWVDVFNPNVHLEVSSNRKVKVEAAYENWRFQDLFPKKKENNANSWKWAPPKPVVTPKDQIAATANRVIFYHQNQDTTAFDFVVDQQGLTTIKDSLYNPLQSLISGGLLKGEDFVYAGERAGTYMNTPYQAWVLESKAAKTNHALQVTLHVGQQADLKHWKAELEDLATPKPSFVSLKRATESWWKSFWDRSHIVIQPGLKDPHNEAWQVGRNYQLFRFMLACNAYGDYPTKFNGGLFTYDPVTIDSTFTFTPDFRNWGGGTHTAQNQRLVYWPLLKSGDFDLMPAQFKFYQRLLKNAEWRSKFYWGHAGASFTEQIENFGLPNPAEYNWKRPKDFDKGLEYNAWLEYEWDTVLEFCMMILETERYNKSDIQTYIPLIESCLRFFDEHYQYRARQRGSKVLDDAGHLVLYPGSSAETYKMAYNSASTIAALQQVTKGLLALPKGYINAESRGYFQGFLTRIPPLPQREVAGRKMLAPAQLWARINNTESPQLYPVYPWGIYGIGKADIDIALNTYTYDPDVLKFKSHVGWKQHNIFAARLGLTDEAKQLILSKLKNAERRFPTFWGPGFDWVPDHNWGGSGMIGLQEMLLQVTDDKIYLFPAWPKDWNVDFKLHAPGQTTVEGRLKDGQLLELKVFPKEREAAIVNLLQ from the coding sequence ATGATGATTGAAAAACGTATTATAGGCATTATATTCCTAGTAGCAACCTTCTTAAATCCAGCCTGGGCGCAAGAGTTCAACTGGAAGGACTACAATGTAACTTGGTCCAGGCAAAGCAAGAATTCATCTGAATCCATGCCTGTAGGAGGTGGAGATATTGGATTGAACGTGTGGATGGAGAACGGTGAACTACTTGTGTATTTAGGGAAGACCGGGGCATTTGACGAGAACAATACCCTGTTGAAGCTTGGCCGTATTCGACTTCGTCTCTATCCCAACCCGTTTTTGGACGGAAAATTTCAACAGGAATTGCAGTTGGAAAAGGGACACATTGTTCTGAAAGGGGAGAACAGAGGAGTGAAGGCTGAAATATTGGTTTGGGTGGATGTTTTCAATCCTAATGTCCATCTTGAAGTGAGCAGCAACCGGAAGGTTAAGGTGGAAGCGGCTTACGAAAACTGGCGCTTTCAGGATCTTTTTCCAAAGAAAAAGGAAAACAATGCAAACTCTTGGAAATGGGCACCTCCAAAACCGGTAGTGACGCCTAAAGATCAGATTGCAGCAACAGCAAACCGTGTTATTTTTTATCATCAAAATCAAGATACCACTGCATTTGATTTTGTCGTAGACCAACAAGGCTTGACAACAATCAAAGATTCATTATATAATCCCCTGCAAAGCCTAATTTCAGGGGGACTTTTAAAAGGAGAAGATTTTGTATACGCCGGTGAGCGTGCCGGAACCTATATGAATACACCATATCAAGCTTGGGTACTCGAAAGTAAAGCCGCAAAAACCAATCATGCACTTCAAGTTACGCTTCACGTAGGACAGCAAGCAGACCTAAAGCACTGGAAAGCGGAACTGGAAGATCTGGCTACGCCCAAACCTAGCTTTGTGTCGCTCAAACGGGCGACGGAATCCTGGTGGAAATCTTTTTGGGATAGAAGTCATATCGTTATCCAGCCTGGCTTAAAAGATCCCCATAATGAAGCTTGGCAAGTCGGCCGAAACTATCAGTTGTTTCGATTTATGCTAGCTTGTAATGCTTACGGAGATTATCCAACAAAATTTAATGGCGGTTTATTTACCTACGATCCTGTCACGATCGATAGTACGTTTACGTTCACACCGGATTTTCGGAATTGGGGTGGAGGTACCCATACCGCACAAAATCAGCGCTTAGTGTATTGGCCATTATTGAAGAGCGGTGATTTTGATCTAATGCCGGCGCAGTTTAAGTTTTATCAACGCCTTTTGAAGAATGCCGAATGGCGATCCAAATTTTATTGGGGGCACGCTGGTGCAAGTTTTACAGAACAGATCGAAAATTTTGGTTTACCCAATCCTGCTGAATACAATTGGAAACGGCCCAAAGATTTTGATAAGGGCCTCGAATATAATGCCTGGCTGGAATACGAGTGGGATACGGTGCTGGAGTTCTGCATGATGATACTGGAAACAGAACGTTATAATAAGTCCGATATTCAGACTTACATTCCGTTGATAGAAAGTTGTCTGCGTTTTTTTGATGAGCATTATCAATACCGGGCTCGGCAACGGGGTAGCAAGGTATTGGATGATGCAGGTCATCTTGTACTATATCCTGGCTCTTCTGCGGAAACCTATAAAATGGCCTATAATTCGGCAAGTACAATTGCTGCTTTACAGCAGGTGACCAAAGGATTGCTGGCATTGCCCAAGGGGTATATCAACGCTGAGTCGCGTGGTTATTTTCAGGGGTTTTTAACCAGAATCCCACCTTTGCCACAGCGTGAAGTTGCAGGCAGAAAAATGCTGGCTCCAGCCCAGCTATGGGCCCGGATCAACAATACCGAATCCCCGCAGCTCTATCCTGTATATCCTTGGGGAATTTATGGTATCGGTAAAGCAGATATCGATATTGCCCTCAATACGTACACCTATGATCCCGATGTGCTTAAATTCAAAAGCCATGTTGGCTGGAAGCAGCATAATATCTTTGCTGCACGCCTTGGGTTGACCGACGAAGCGAAGCAACTGATCCTCTCGAAACTAAAAAATGCAGAACGGCGATTCCCCACCTTTTGGGGGCCAGGGTTTGATTGGGTTCCGGATCATAACTGGGGTGGTTCGGGCATGATCGGCTTGCAGGAAATGCTTTTGCAGGTAACAGATGATAAAATTTATCTTTTTCCAGCTTGGCCCAAAGATTGGAATGTGGATTTTAAACTACATGCGCCGGGGCAGACTACCGTTGAAGGAAGATTAAAGGACGGTCAATTATTGGAGCTAAAAGTTTTTCCAAAAGAAAGAGAAGCGGCAATTGTCAACCTATTGCAATAG
- the rhaT gene encoding L-rhamnose/proton symporter RhaT, whose product MNAVFGVIFHFIGGFASGSFYVPYKKVKGWSWESMWILGGLFSWIIVPPIAAMLTIPNFIEIIKSANNTILGYTFLFGLLWGIGGLTYGLGVRYLGVSLGSSIILGLSMVFGSLMPSIYYFFNKAEGKHGIDYFFTTQSGICILLGLLVCVLGVYLCGKAGVSKEKHITSLSTASKSDYNFGLGIVVAIVSGILSACFNFGIEAGKPMADVANTLWKSVNPNQGEFLYQNNVTYIVILWGGFTTNFLWCLYLLIKNKTFSDYTKSKAPRGKNFLLCALAGTTWYLQFFFYGMGESRLGNGASSWILHMAFIILISNAWGVVLKEWKGVDRSTYRSIIGGILTIIISICIVGFAKTLEN is encoded by the coding sequence ATGAATGCAGTTTTCGGAGTTATATTTCATTTCATAGGCGGATTCGCTTCTGGAAGTTTTTATGTGCCGTACAAGAAAGTAAAAGGATGGTCCTGGGAATCCATGTGGATTCTAGGCGGACTTTTTTCGTGGATTATTGTTCCGCCCATAGCGGCGATGTTGACGATACCCAATTTTATTGAGATTATTAAAAGTGCGAATAACACGATATTAGGTTACACATTTTTGTTTGGTTTGCTTTGGGGCATCGGCGGTTTAACTTATGGTCTTGGTGTACGCTATCTTGGAGTATCCTTGGGTAGCAGTATTATTTTGGGCCTGAGTATGGTGTTTGGTTCTTTAATGCCCAGCATTTATTATTTTTTTAATAAAGCAGAAGGCAAGCATGGCATAGATTATTTTTTTACAACCCAATCCGGTATTTGTATTCTCCTTGGTCTTTTAGTCTGTGTGCTTGGTGTATATCTATGTGGTAAGGCAGGTGTTTCTAAAGAGAAACATATAACCTCCCTATCTACAGCGAGCAAATCCGATTATAATTTTGGTTTAGGAATTGTAGTAGCTATTGTTTCAGGGATACTAAGTGCTTGTTTCAATTTCGGTATTGAAGCCGGAAAACCTATGGCCGATGTGGCAAATACATTATGGAAGTCTGTTAATCCAAACCAAGGCGAATTTCTTTACCAGAATAATGTCACCTACATTGTGATACTTTGGGGCGGGTTTACAACAAACTTCCTATGGTGCCTTTATTTGTTGATTAAAAACAAAACGTTTTCGGATTATACGAAATCAAAAGCACCGAGAGGCAAGAATTTCCTTTTATGTGCTTTAGCAGGAACCACCTGGTATTTACAGTTTTTCTTTTACGGTATGGGAGAAAGCCGTCTTGGAAACGGCGCTAGCTCTTGGATCCTACACATGGCCTTTATCATTCTTATTTCCAATGCATGGGGCGTAGTGCTCAAGGAATGGAAAGGTGTCGATCGTTCGACGTATCGTTCAATCATAGGAGGAATTCTAACCATTATCATCTCTATTTGCATTGTAGGGTTTGCGAAGACATTAGAAAATTAA